The sequence CTCCGGTGTTGGCGGGTGAAATCGTGCGGCGGCCCCATTGCGCGAGTATCATGGCCCTCATGGCGCACAGGATCGGGCGGGAGCGTCCGAGAGACGCGAACGGACTGTCGTTGATGTCCGAGGGAACTCGTCGGCCATGAAATGGCGGACCGCGCTGGCGTTCGCCGCCGTGTCGCTGCTCGTCCTCCCCTTGTTGGGACTGCTCTTCCTATGGAGCTGGGCGCCCGAGGAGCGGGTGGTCGAAGGGTGGCGCTTCGCTCCGTGGATGTCTCCAGCGGAGTTCCGTGAACGGCCAACCCTTCTTCATCCCTGCCAGGGGGACGAGCAGTGTGACCCGTCACTCGTGTGTTTCCATGATCCGCGCTACCAGCAACGGCGATGCACGGGGAGTGGGTGCGAGTCGGATTCGTGGTGCCCTGCTCAGACCGCCTGTCGGTCCGTTCCAATCAGGGGGCGGCAGGGCATGGCTCTCCGTGTCTGTGCCCCCGAGGGGACGCGCAAGGAGGGAGAACGGTGCCTGCGGTATCCGCAGTCGGCTCTGAGGCAATGGGCCTGTGAGGAGGGGCTCGTCTGCGCCGGTTCCGGCTGGTGTGGTCGGCGGTGCATGCCTGGGGAGCAGGGGACGTGCCCGGAAGGCTTCTTCTGTGCCCGAGGGGACCCCGACGGGCCCGTGTGCCAGCCCTCGTGCGAGGGCCGCGCGTGCCCTGCGGGTCAGGAGTGCGTCCGGCAGGACGGCGGCGTGTCGGTGTGCCTCGAGGTGCGGGGACATCCATGCCACGGCGAGGAGCCTTGTTCCGAGGGGGAGGAGTGCGAGACGGAGCCGTTCGTCTCCGTGAAGGGGCAGGCCTGGAGGCAATGCGTCCAGCATTGTGGGCAGGACGGTGCCAGGCGCTGTCCGGAAGACTTCGTGTGCCACCAGGGCCGGTGCCGTCTGCGCTGCTCCTTGCTGCGGCCCCATCCGTGTTTGACCCAGTTCTGCGTGAGCACCGACGACGCGGGCAACGGCGTGTGCCTGTTCTCTCCGGAGCAGTGGGTCCTGGACGCCGCGCCGGCCCAGCATGGCGGGTGACCCGAAGAGAAGGCCAGGTCTTGACAACCCCTTGGCGATGACGGTGCTACCGGTAGAAATGGTCCGCGAGGAGCCGGGCGTTGAAGAGCATGGCGCCGTAGCTCGTGTAGATGCCGTGCCCGAAGCACGTCGCCAGACAGTTGGGCAGGGCGCCCGTGCCCCGGTCGCCGTAGTCGACGAGGTAGCTGAACCCGTCGCGCGGCACGCGCGCGCCGTGGCGCACGTGCTGGAGCCATGCATTCACGTCGTGGCCCACGCCGAGGATGGCATCGAGCCGCGCGGCCAACTCCCGCTCCCTGGCGCTGCCTGGCGGAATGTCCGAGCCGGAGATGCCCCACTGGTGCACGTAGTCGCCATTCTCCGTGTGGAGGACACCGGCGAGGGAGTTCCCGCGCGGCTCGGCCCCCCGGTGATTGATGACGTGGAGGAGGCGGCACTGCCGGCCCGTGGCCCATCCATAGCGCGGCGGCATGCCGAAGGTGGCGATGTCGAGCCGCGCGCGGGCGACCGTGCGCGCCATGTCCTGGAGGGCCTCGGTGGGCTCGCCCGCGTCGCGCACGGCCTGCCAGAGCGCCTCCGCGGTCCGCGCCGGATAGACGAGCTGCGTGAGCAGGGCGAGCACCTGGCCGCCGTGGCTGTGCCCCAGCAGCAGCGCCCGCTTGCGCCCGAGCTCCGAGGTGGCCAGCAGCCGCAGCAGCTCCACGGCCGCGCGCAGGCGGGCGACATGGTTGTTCGCCGAGGACCAGACGAAGCGCGTGGTGGGGATGTCGCCGCCCAGCGCCTTCTGGAAGAGGGAGACATACTCGGGGGTGTAATTGCCGAGATCGCGCAGGAGGCGATCACTCGGGAGCTTGGAGAGGCGTTGCAGGGACGGCATGAACCCCGGGCCCAGCGCCGAGAGGGGCCCCTGGAGCGCGGAGAGCAGCAGGGCGGGGTCGTGGCCGACGAAGGTGCCGTGCACGAAGACGACGTGGCGCACCCCGGCGCGGCGCAGCCGGAGGCCCGTCTGTGCCATCGCCTCGCGCCAGGCGGCGGATTGCGCTTCGAGGACGGGCGTCTCGCGAGCGACCAGCGGCATCGCCTCGAGCGGCCGCACCGCGAACGTCCCCGGCCGCGGCGCGGCGTCGTATTGCTGGGGTTGGCAGAGGGCCGGCTTCGGGCGGAGCCACCACGCGACGAGCCCGGAGAGAGCGAGGAGGAGGAGGAGGAGTGTGAGCGCGAGCCACATGTCATGCCACCTCGTGCCGCCACGGCCACGAAGGCCGCGGGGACGGTCCGTTGGAACGGGCCGGGAGGAGTGGGACGGTTCCGGACAGGTACCGCATACCGCGGCAGCTTATGCGGAAAGCCAGTGCCCGGTGGAGTGCGCCGTGGCTCGACCGCACGCCGACGAGTTCTTCCCACATCCGCTCACGCGAAGGCGGCGCTGCGCGGGACCATCACGTCGGCGGCAAGCTACTTGCGGTTGCGGCCATATTTGTCGTGGCTGCTCACCCAGTCGCCGGCCAGGATGGCGGAGGAGAGCGAGATATCGCCCGCGAGTACGACGGCGGCGCAGATCTCCGCCAGCTTGTCGGCCTTGCCCTGACCCACGCAGCCGAGCATCTCGAGGCACTCGCGCTGGGTGGCCAGCGCGGTGCCGCCACCATAGGTCGCGACGATCAGCGCTGGCAGGGTGACCGACCAGTAGTAGTCGCCGTTGGGCAGGAGCTGTGCGTAGGTGATGCCGGCATGGGACTCGGAGACGTTGGCGACGTCCTGGCCGGTGGCGATGAACATCGCGGCGAGGGCATTGGCCGCGTGCGCTCCATTGTAGGCACTGCCCGCCATGAAGCCGCCCGCCTGGGTGATCTGCCGGTATTCGAAGAGCTGCTCGGGCGTGACGTGGGCGATCCGCTCCAGCACCTCGCGCGAGAGCACCGCCTCGGCCACCACGCGCCGGCCCCGCGTCTGCAACACATTGAGCTGCGAGTGCTTCTTGTCCGTGTCGATCGCGCCCGAGAGGATGTAGCGGATCTTCTTCGGGTAGTGGGCGAGGATCCACTCGCAGGCCGCGTGGGTGGCCTTGCCGCTCATGTTCTGTCCCGCGG is a genomic window of Cystobacter fuscus DSM 2262 containing:
- a CDS encoding hydroxymethylglutaryl-CoA reductase, producing the protein MSDADAKNPRVPIPRDRDNDYTESAAAMRRAFIQERTGAALEHVGRYSLEPGSLPGNIENFMGVAQVPIGIAGPVRIRGEHAQGDFYIPLATSEGTLVASYNRGMRLLTECGGVKATVVEQAMQRAPVFLFEDARAAREFGEWLTEHHEQIKQAAESTTRVGKLLHIARYPLACNLYLRFNYSTGDAAGQNMSGKATHAACEWILAHYPKKIRYILSGAIDTDKKHSQLNVLQTRGRRVVAEAVLSREVLERIAHVTPEQLFEYRQITQAGGFMAGSAYNGAHAANALAAMFIATGQDVANVSESHAGITYAQLLPNGDYYWSVTLPALIVATYGGGTALATQRECLEMLGCVGQGKADKLAEICAAVVLAGDISLSSAILAGDWVSSHDKYGRNRK